Part of the Musa acuminata AAA Group cultivar baxijiao chromosome BXJ2-7, Cavendish_Baxijiao_AAA, whole genome shotgun sequence genome is shown below.
TCGTGTGGTGCTGCACGCTATTGACAATGCGAGGGAGATGGATGTGGACGGGGACGAGCCAGGTCTTGTGGAGGCTTGGACAAGCAGTCCGTGCTCGCAGAAGAAAGTACCGAACAGTACTATCGGTGCTTGATCTACCAGAGCGAGGACGAGAATTATAAATATGGGCTCTTTTCACTGGCGTCTTCTTGCTGGGAAATGCTGCTGTTTTCATGCTCATCTGAGTTTAATTACTCTCTCTCCTGGAAAGAAGAAGATCATGGATATTAATTACGTTAACGGGATCATAAACAGCGCCGAAGGATGGTAGAAGACTGCAAAAGAGAGTcagaagcagagagagagagagagagaaagagagagagtccTGTCTCTATATCTGCTGGAAGAGTGGCAAGAGTCTGAGAGAGCTGGCAAAAGGGCGGTAGGCCGGGAGTGCGGTGATGGGAGGAGTCgacaccaccaccaccttcgccCCTTCCTTCCATCTCCTCAACCCCAAATCACATCTCAGCCTCCTCCATGATCAAGTTGACGacaacaagaagaagaggaaccaCTCCGAAGACGATGCTAACGGCGACGACCGCTCCTCCAGCGCCGACGACTTCGTTGAAGCCGGCTCCGGCGGCTGCAGCTCCGGGCGGCGCCCACGTGGCCGGCCGCGCGGGTCCAAGAACAAGCCGAAGCCGCTCGTCATCGTCACGCGCGAGAGCCCCAACGCGCTCCGCTCCCACGTCTTCGAGGTCGGCAGCGGGGCCGGCATCATGGACACGATCGCCACCTTCGCCCTCCGGCGCCGGCGCGGGGTCGCGATCCTCAGCGCCAGGGGCGCCGTCACCGACGTGAAGCTCCGACAGCCGGACGCGCCGCCGGGATCCGTGGTGGCGCTCCCTGGCAGGTTCGAGATCCTCTCTCTTTCGGGGGCATTCCTCCCTGCACCAGCGCCGTCGGGCGCCACCAGCCTGTCAGCGTACCTGGCCAGGGGGCAGGGCCGGGTGGTGGGCGGGAGCGTGGTGGGGGAGTTGGTGGCCTCGGGACCGGTGGTGATAATAGCAGCCACGTTCGCAAACGTTATCTACGAGCGGCTGCCTCTCCCTGACGACGAGCAGCCGGTAGGGACAGAGCAAAGTAAAGGAGGCAACGGCGCGAGCGATGACAGCTTCTCAGCTGCGGATCCGTCGTCCATGTCGCTCCCAACCGATCTGCTGCGCCATGGCAAGCAAGATGTGTTCGGCGCATGGGCTTTGGCAGGGGGCAGGGCCGGGTGGTGGGCGGGAGCGTGGTGGGGGAGTTGGTGGCCTCGGGACCGGTGGTGATAATAGCAGCCACGTTCGCAAACGTTATCTACGAGCGGCTGCCTCTCCCTGACGACGAGCAGCCGGTAGGGACAGAGCAAAGTAAAGGAGGCAACGGCGCGAGCGATGACAGCTTCTCAGCTGCGGATCCGTCGTCCATGTCGCTCCCAACCGATCTGCTGCGCCATGGCAAGCAAGATGTGTTCGGCGCATGGGCTTTGGCGAGTTCTCGGCCGCCTCTCTCCTATTGGTAGAACTCTTCGGCCGACACTACGCCGCCCGAGAAGTGGAATGAGAACTCAGCGCCTGTTTCATCTCTTCTGCAGGATCGGATCTCACGAACTTTGATGTACACTATTGCATGTAATCGAATGTTTTCGTTTCATCTGCGCGCTTTTTCATCCTCGAGGCACCGAACTCGAGCTTTAGTCACCACCACCATTCTATTACAAACCATGCAGTCAAAGTCAAACTAGCTCCGGTCAGCGGATTCGAGTCAAAATCTTTCCGTAAATATTGTTGCCTCGACCAATCTCGACGTCGATCCCACCGGCTTTCTTAGTGGACTGGCCCACGAGTAGGTCGATGCCATTTGATTTGGATAATACGCGTTGGACCATTTCAAGGCAAAGACCCGTTTCTGGCTCATCACAGAAGTGCTTGATGTTTCGACCGAGCCATGTCAACCGACATCTCCCTTTGACCTCCCTGGTCAACGTTACCAGTCCAAAGAAGACACAGTAAACAACTGAAACGGACCGGACGTACACTGAGCGTTTATACGACGCAACGCACACGTTACTTTCTAAAAGGCCGCAGCTTCGTCCCAACCTCTGCTCCTGCCTGCGTTGGCTCAGCCATGTCACCGAGAGTTTAGACGCCGACGACCCAACGCACACGCTACTTTCTCGAAGGCCGCAGCTTCGTCCTAACCTCTGCTCCTGCCTGCGTTGGCTCAGCCATCTCGAGGTGTGGAATCGCCCTTGGAATGAACAGCTACCGAATCCGTTGACCAAGCATCCTTTAACGTCTCCATCATTACCTAATAAGGTGTTAATATTCTTCCCAAAAGAGCCTTCCCATGAGACATGACTCGGTGCGTGCTTGATGTAAGGCGCAATTCACGGACAAAGGATGTTTGTATAAACAACCTTAAGCCATGATCTCGGGGTCGACACGATTGGGTTCGGGTCCGAGTGATCGAGGATCTTCCTGGGACGACCCTTGAGACTGCTGAGGTGACCGCCTtcggtggtccgatcgggatggAACAGTCGCTGTTTTCACCGGGGAGGAACTCCGCGGTCGGACGCGCGGTGGGATGCGCTCtgtcttcgtacctgcacacaggtcgggtcaggaggctcgacccgacccctccgacggtcgAGTCGGTAGATAGTCTTAgggagttttttttttctctccttcaTTTCCTCGGAGCGTAGGGGTTTTTATAGTAAAGATTGTTGTTGCCTGATGTGCCCGTTTGCAGGGACCAGGATCAtactcctggtaacgtctgaTAGCGGTATTGGCATGGCGTGAAGGACCGAGTCTGagtaggatgttaatgtgcctcgatcgATATTCCGATCTGTTTGACCAGGTGCTATTAGATCATTCGAGGTACGAGATATCATCAGAGGTGACTGACGTTAAATTGAGTCTTATCGTCATTATTATCCTCGTCACAACACAGAAAGGCAAAAGGGTAAGGTTGGGGAAGGGTGCACTTTTGGATGCATGCCACTGTTGTACGCGTTGGCCTCACCCAGCGCCTTCTCCGCCGTCGTCTCCCTCCATGACTTGGACGTGATTGATTGATGTCATTATATTTTATGCGTTTCCATAGCTGCGATTCCGTCTGATATCGCGCAACCGCGTCCGCGAGGAGAGAAAGTCCTCGGAAGTCGAAAATGGCCATATCCATCCCCTCGCCACCTTCCTCCCTCATATATTGAGACATTGCCATCAATA
Proteins encoded:
- the LOC135617232 gene encoding AT-hook motif nuclear-localized protein 23-like: MGGVDTTTTFAPSFHLLNPKSHLSLLHDQVDDNKKKRNHSEDDANGDDRSSSADDFVEAGSGGCSSGRRPRGRPRGSKNKPKPLVIVTRESPNALRSHVFEVGSGAGIMDTIATFALRRRRGVAILSARGAVTDVKLRQPDAPPGSVVALPGRFEILSLSGAFLPAPAPSGATSLSAYLARGQGRVVGGSVVGELVASGPVVIIAATFANVIYERLPLPDDEQPVGTEQSKGGNGASDDSFSAADPSSMSLPTDLLRHGKQDVFGAWALAGGRAGWWAGAWWGSWWPRDRW